Genomic DNA from Bremerella alba:
CCTCTGAGAACACTTGACGACACACGGGCGGTATTGTCACGTTTTTCCAGAAGGATGGCGTTGAATAGGAGAATATTTGGCTATTCGCGGTAAACTTTTTAGAGTAGTCCGTTTCGCATGACTTCACAAGATTGCCGTTTCTCGCGAACCTATATACTGTGCGGCTCAAGCCGAATGCGTTCTCCCCTCGATTTAGGCCCCACGAATGAGCGTTGTATGCAGCAAATGCGGAGAAGAGCTCATTGGAGCCGTTAACCGCTGCTGGAAATGCGGGACGCCATTCATTCGCAGCGAAACGGTTAGAACGCCCGCACTAACCGGGCCAGGTTTACCCCAGACGACGCAACTTCAAGTCCCGCCCATTCGAAGGGCTCCGGTTCTGGCAATCTACCTTTCGCACGGAAACACCCAAGACGATGAACCGATCGCGGCAATCATCGAGGAAGAAAACAATGACGCGGAGCATGCACAAGCCCCCGCGGTAATCCCAACGACAATAAGGTTTCTAGACTCACTTCCGATGGACTACCCAAGTCTCGGCGGATCCCTTCTTGCTTTTGTGACAAGCATTGTCTGCTACTATTCGATTATCGGGGTGTTATTTACTGCGGTCGCCGTCATCTTGAACGTCTACCTGTTATCCCATCGACGTTCTACGGCTCGCTGGGTAGGGTTTGGTCTTTCCATACTGTCGTTGCTATTCGCACTGACCCGCACCATGGCAAGTCTCTTCCTTTGGTTCACCGGCATGCGTTTGGCAATGGCTCTGTTCGGTTAACTGGAATTACCTACCGCAAAGATGAACCCTTCCGACAAGAATGATATTCGCCGCGAAGCGATCGCACGACGCCAGGCCCTTGATGATGGTAGCCAGCGGAGCGAGGCCATTCAGCATCGACTTCTTACGGAATTTCCCATTCGTGAAGGTTCCAACTGGCTGGTCTACGTTAGCGTACGCAACGAGGTGAAAACCATGGGCATCCTGGAAGAGGTTCTGCGTGTAAAAGGGCAAGTCGTGGTCCCCTATTGCCTCAGCAATAACGAACTAGGCCTCTTTCTACTGACAGATCTGCAGCAGCTTGAGCATGGCTCGTTTGGGATTAAAGAACCGTTAGCGGCACTTCGCTCTGAACGCTCTGTGCCTTCTGAAACATTGGACACCGTCGTGATGCCTGGCGTCGCGTTCGACCGGCGTGGCAATCGAATCGGTTACGGCAAAGGCTATTTTGATAGGCTGTTAAAGACACTGAGCGGCGACTGTATAAAAGTCGGATTGGCCTACGACTGCCAGATTTACCCCAAAATACCGAGCGAAGCCCACGACCTGCCCGTCGACCATCTAATTACCGAGACGCAGATGATTCGCTGCTCGGCCAAAGTCTAACGTGCGGCCAATGTGCGGATGTTCTCCAGGCCACTTCGAGTGTTCTTAAATAGCGGACCTTCGTAACTGCGTTCGAGCCGAGCGCTGTGGCCATCCCACACCTTCAACAGTTCTTCTTCGCTCCAATACTCGATGCCGATATCCGGGTTAGGATCAGCGATGACATAATAGCCATGAATTCGCCCAAGGCAGACGACCGAGTGAATCTCGCCGACATTCCACCCTTCCGGTAGACCTGCCGCATTACCACTGCCCAACCAGGCCCGTTTTCCGACACGCAGAACAACAGGGCGACGTGCGGCGGCAAGTTCTCCAGCCGAGAGATAATCCATGCGAACCAGATAAGGCGTATCCTTCGTTTTCAGCTTTAAACCACGGTAAAAACCCTTCCACGAAGTTCCTTGTCGAGTAAGACATAACTCGGCCATTTCTTCTTCAGTTGTGGGGATTTTGTAGTAGTTCAACAGCGTCGCAGCACACGCCGCAGTGCACGTTTGGTCTGTGGTCTGGTAGCAGATCCCTTGCGTATCCCAATTCGTCTGGCACTCCGGTGCCTGGCCTATCAGGGGATAGATCAGCGACCAAACGCCAGCTCCGAGCAAGCCTGACATAGGAATGACGCGTCGCCATCCTTGATCACGTAGGCGGTTCGTCGCGATGGCAGCGAGCACAAGTGCCGCCAGAGGGTAAAGATTGCTGAGGACGATCAAGTTCGAGAACGGCAATAGCTCTGTGAGGAAAAGATTCTCCCACACGAAAGCAGTGTACAGCCCAACAAGCGCTATCACGCCGACGGCAGATAGATTCAGAGCAAATACCGACCATT
This window encodes:
- a CDS encoding 5-formyltetrahydrofolate cyclo-ligase, giving the protein MNPSDKNDIRREAIARRQALDDGSQRSEAIQHRLLTEFPIREGSNWLVYVSVRNEVKTMGILEEVLRVKGQVVVPYCLSNNELGLFLLTDLQQLEHGSFGIKEPLAALRSERSVPSETLDTVVMPGVAFDRRGNRIGYGKGYFDRLLKTLSGDCIKVGLAYDCQIYPKIPSEAHDLPVDHLITETQMIRCSAKV
- a CDS encoding cysteine peptidase family C39 domain-containing protein; protein product: MQDVIAGYLIVGIFSLGGFFVTRAWTREWSVFALNLSAVGVIALVGLYTAFVWENLFLTELLPFSNLIVLSNLYPLAALVLAAIATNRLRDQGWRRVIPMSGLLGAGVWSLIYPLIGQAPECQTNWDTQGICYQTTDQTCTAACAATLLNYYKIPTTEEEMAELCLTRQGTSWKGFYRGLKLKTKDTPYLVRMDYLSAGELAAARRPVVLRVGKRAWLGSGNAAGLPEGWNVGEIHSVVCLGRIHGYYVIADPNPDIGIEYWSEEELLKVWDGHSARLERSYEGPLFKNTRSGLENIRTLAAR